The sequence below is a genomic window from Anopheles cruzii chromosome 3, idAnoCruzAS_RS32_06, whole genome shotgun sequence.
GGCGCACGACCGGTCACCAGAGAATCGGGTTTCTCTTCGGGACGTACGAAATTCATCCGGACGTCCCGCTCGGTGTTCGGGCGCGCGTTGCCGCGATCTACGAACCACCGCAGGAGAGCAACCGTGATTCGATCCGCCTGCTCGACGATGCCAACGATGGCGATGTGGACGAGCTGGCGAAGGCCCTGGGACTGCAGCGGGTCGGGTGGATCTTTACGGATTTGATGAGTGAAAATTTGGCCAACGGCACGGTGAAGCATGTGCGCAACATTAAGACGCACTTCCTGACGGCACAAGAGTGCATACTGGCGGGCCATCTGCAGAACAAGCACCCGAACCGGTGCAAGTACGCCTCGAACGGTTACTTTGGCTCCAAGTTTGTGACCGTTTGTGTGACTGGTAAGTTGCAGTGAGCGGCGCGTGAGGCTAAAACGGAGCTTACAGCTCTGTCCCGTTCCGCAGGTGACGATAAGAAGCAGGTGCATATGGAAGGCTACGCCGTTTCGGCTCAGTGTATGGCATTGGTGCGTGACAATTGTCTCATTCCCACGAAGGATGCTCCCGAGTTGGGTTACATTCGCGAATCAACCGACAAGCAGTACGTGCCCGACGTTTACTACAAGGTAGGTGGCCaacactctctctttctctctgttaCCCACAACCCGTTTCGGATTCATATTGATATTGGTTCCAAAGGGTTTGTTTCACCGTTTATTTTAGCCGTTATACCACGTTGAAGGGTTCCGATTCGTTCAGTTTGGTtatttggttggtttttcttaGAGGAAACAGTCCGCCCGCCTCACGATCATGTCGcttttcgatcgattgtttcgcaGCTCGCGCTGTGGTGTGGCCTCTAACGCTTGGAGGTCttgccacaacacacacgagCGTGCGCCCGTTTGCGCCTACATCATTACAGAAAACAATTCACCTCTccctggccaccggaagccacctTTAACCGTTTGGTTCATCCCATCTACACACGCGCATTCCTATTGTTGGAGGGTGTTGTTGTCCTGTTCCGTTGGAATCGATTTCGCACTCGAGTTTCCGTGTTTTGCATACAACTATTTCAGTGCAGTTCGATTAATGGTGGTTGTGTGGAATTGTGTCGATTTCCGGTCGCGATTTTAGCTGTCCGCCtttgaaacaattgaatatACGAATGAAAACGAATTGCACTTGCTTTCGTGACTTTATTTCGGGATCCGTGGTATTTGAATCAATCGGATTCGTAGATTGCACAGGACGATTCTTCTCGCGGCTCCTCGCTACACGAACAGTGTTAATGTTGACCTGGCCACATActatttgttttgcatttttcgtaTTGCAACCTTCTATTTCCCTCCTTTGAAGGACCctattttgtgtgtgtgtgtgtgtgtgtgtgtaatattTGTGGCCGCTAATATTTGATGTGTACTGAAGAAGTACagaaaccggcaccggaaagggCCGAATCGGTTTGTGTGCCATGGGCGCCCTTTACTGCTATCCGCTGTTTAACTGCTTATGCTTAAACGATGTTGCCATTAACCGACGTTAGAGCTACGTTATATCGTTTGCCGAGGGTGCACGTGTGGCTTACGGAGAAGGAGCTCGTTTTGAACCTTTAACTCCTTCGTGCTACGTTGCAAATACGTCGTGCCACGGTTAAATTACGGCTTACGGTTTATCGCTCAGATATTGGATGTGAAGCCATCCATCTGTTTGAAACATAGGTTCGTTATTGAAAGTTGATGTAGCTTCAACCCGAATTCAGATGGCTATTGATCGATTACTACGCGATCGGCTTGCAATCGGGCTCCGAACGGAACGCATTGTGGGTAATCTAAAAATCTTGTGACTACATAAATTAGTCTTTCGGATGCCGGTTCTATATCATCTACATAAAGCGGGCCGGGTGAACTCGTTTTCAGTTTGTCGCGCACACTGCATTAGCATAAGTATTTTGTGTCCGCTACTACAATCCTTCCGGTCGCACAtttagccacttgttttgGTCAGATCGCGGGGTAGATGAAACGAAAGCGGCAGGTTCCGTGTGTACCGGGTGTGTACGCGGGGGTCCTCTACGTTTGTCAGGTATTTCAGTTTTGTTCggatttcgtttgttttctacAATTGATACGAAACACTCTGTGTGAAACAACAGTTGGACCTTTTGCCGTCGCCTTTTTCTGTTCCTGCCGCTGCCCTACGCGCGGTAAAGACTTTGTACTGCTTGCGCAAAAACACACGATTACATTCATATTAATATATATGCAGCTATCAGCTCTCTTTCCGTGTTTAAATAGATATATACGCCATATTCTTAAATATACTCTATCCAATCCCACCAAGTCTCTAGTGTTGTCCCCCGATTAAGTCCCCATCGATTTCTACTCCGCCGCCAAACCCGTAGGATTGTAAGTTTCAACAAGTTCGGCACTCTCCACGACGAGGTTCGGTAACCCATTTCGCTAACCGTCGTGTCGTTTCGTTCGGTGTCGCCCTTTAAACTGCACTGCATTGCACTCGTATTTGCGTATatagtttgtagttttgttgtttgttaaatttatgtttgtttagctttatttttcttgttttatttctttttttggtaGGTTTGTATGTAACGTTCCATCCAAAAAACATTCAGTCtcattccatttccatccTCTCTGCTTCGGACATAAAGTTCGCTCTCGATCAGCTCGCGCGCGCTAATAAGACAGACAGATTGCTCGTCGATCGGCAAAGTTCCGTCGTTCCGTGTTTGTTTCGTGTACGTTTTCTAATGCATCGTTTCGAATTCGATCGAGCCGTGGTATCGTGTGTGTAAATAGTTGCGTGGCGCTCCGTTGCGTTTGTGTTCACAGCAAAGCAAAGATTTGCCAAATCGAGCCGCGCGCCCCATCGAACATGAAAGGCTCTCGATTGTGCTAACTCACTATTGCAATGATAAATGCCACGGCCCCGGACAATGGTGTGCCGAAAatggttccgttttcgttttgttcctttgaaacaaaacagttgATCGGGTGCAAGATTAAGGATTTGCGATACAAAATTGTCTACTGTACAACAAAAGTAGATCGATTTTAGCTTCTCCGCACAcacttttgttgtttgttcttttcttctctcgcTTTATGCGCTTTACATATCTTCCACCTCATCcggttccgtgtttttgtgtggttctctattggttgtttttgtctgtttgttttggtttcgttttatttctcaATTCTCCTATCCCCGTTCCGTGCGGTTCTTACATACATTCGCATAAATGGACTACTAACGCCGTACGCCGCTTAGCGCGACTAGCGGTTGGCGATTTTCACTAACATTTAACAGTTAATACAGTTCATTGTACTTTCTTTGCGTTCATGATTTTTCCCTcccttgtttgtttgctttgtttaaCTTCTTGTTTCGTCTTGTAGTTTTGTTTaccgtttgttttcctctgtttgtttctttttcgtttgatttagTTTTAAACTCATTAAATTCTGTTTCCGTCCGCTCTTTTATGGGATGCTTGCTCTTTTCTTTTGACCAAGCGTTCCTGCGTTCCTTATATAGTACTACgtaagttttatttgttgaAACATATTTAGCTCTCGGCTCGCTTGAGTGCGGTGCTCGCGTTGCATCACTATTAAAATGTGTCCCGTTTCTTACGATTACGCGCCTTGCAGCCTTGCGTGACCGCTCCGCTTCCGTCGGTAACGTTCAGAGCGTTATGatgtggtttggtttgcttgCTCCTTGCTCCCGCCCGAATGGCCAGTCGCTTCGTTTTCGCTCCGTTTTCAATGATTGCCCTCTGCCGCGCTCCGTTTCCATTTGTCTCTAGTATCTTCCTCGTCCGACCGAAGGAAGaacttttgtgtttgtgtgtgtgtgcgtgtgtggctgGTTGACGGTCATCCGCTTGCGCCTTTTAACTGTGGGGAACCAATCCGCATTCCCTGTTCCTCATCGGTGGCATCGTTTTCCGCGTTTCCTTTCCGGTTTAAAGTGTGTTCGCGTACGTGTTAAAAATGTATTGTGGTTAGCTTTATCAATTGTGTTGAtagatatatatatatatataggCATTCTTTTTACGATCGTCACCACAAATGGTCGCATGCGTGCTATCTTTTCGTGGTTACGATTCGCTCCGGCTCACTGGGAAGGCCTCCGTTCGCTATCTCTCTAAAGTGTACGTTGcttgtgtttctgtgtgtgtctcttATTCCGTGTTCTGTGATCGTTACAGTGGAAGTGGCCAAAGTACCATTCTATTCGCTACTATACACCGATACGTCGCCGAAAGCTACCGATCGCTACCGGCCTAACGATCGCTGTGTCCGGGGTGCCCTACTCGGATCGGATCCCTGTTTCGTGCGCTCACAATAAGGGTAATGTGTCGAAGGGGAAGGGttgccgtgtcgtgtcgtgagGATCAGATTAAAGCATAGATAGGAACAAAATATACGCGATCGCACGCCGCAATCCGTCGGCACTAACTAACGCAGATAAATAGCGCAGACGCAAGGATGTTTTAAAAACATATCGCGTCGCGTTTATAGGGGCGTCGGTGAGCCTTGCTCTCTCGCTGTCCGAAACGATTTCGCTAACGCACAATTAACAAACAATAGAATCGTTCACCTCTCTCCGCAAAGGTTGATTTCCGCTCCAACCTTGTACCGCTTTGGCTATTACTACTAGAGCTACTACGACTACTACCGGTAACCGATGCCCCACCCCGCCGGGGGAACTAACAACAAAATAGGGCAAACACAATAGGGCAACCGAAGctaaaaacgaaactaaaaaaAAGGTTTGCCGTTGGCTACCATCcctttcgctttctctctctctcgctctctactGCCATTTGCCACAGTTAGCAATGAGCACGGTACTCTGTGGCTTGCCGGCCGAGTCACCCGCCTGGCTAATCTTCTCCACCAGCTCCAGACCCTCGACGACGAACGCAAAGATCCCGGTGAAGCCGCGCATCTCGCGCAGTATGATGCGGAACTGCGATCCGACGAGGCCCATGTTGTCGTGACGCTTCTGGCTCCGGCGCATCCCGACCGAGCCGCGTATGGCCAGGATTTTCGTGTCGTCCGGCATAAAGAAACCCTCCTCGAACACGGACCGGCCACCGCGCCCATTGTTCAGCTCGAAGTCACCCGTGATGATGCTTTCGTTCTCCCAGCACTGGAAGATGCTGCAGCCCTTGTACCCGAAGCCAAGCTCACCCGTGCAGAGGGCGCCAAAGTTTTTGGCCATCTTGGGCGCCACGTCGTTGCGCACCTCGATCAGGATGCGGCCGAACGGTTGACCGTTGATTTCGATGCTGAAGTAGTAGATCGGGTAGACGTGCACCGAAGGGTTGCAGAGCAGCgtggcggccacggcagcagcagcggcggccgctgccgaaGACGACTGCGAGCCCGACGCCGAGCTGGATTTTTGGGAACCGCCGGACGAAACGAGACCGGGCGAAGTGAGCTGAcccgattgttgctgctgctgggaggaATGTTGCaaatggtggtgctgcaggCCGCTCGATGAGGAGCCGTTCAGAATCTCGCTCAGGTACAccgagccggaaccggacgtgCGGGCCGAACTGTTGCCATCTCCGGTGGTCCGCCCGCTACCCGGAGCCATCCGATCCTGGGGTGGCGCAATGATGATGGAAGCCGCCATCTCGTGCAGCTGACTGGCGTACGTCGCCGAtccaccaccgtggccacccgaaccgagaccgagttGCGCCTGCGAACAGTGCGcaagttgctgttgctgctgctgctgctgctgttggtggtgatgaagCTGTTGCGAGACGTGATGGTGAAGATGATTGACGCCGCTCGTGACGTGGTGGTTCGGCGACTGATGGTGAACACCGTAGCCGAGGGCCGCAGCCGTTGCTCCGTCcagatggtgatggtgttgctgctgttgctgctgcgactgctgcgAGTGGCCCGGcggctgatggtggtgtttGCTGGTGAGAATGTGACGCGAGTAGAGCTGCGAGATGCAGtagttggccagcagcaggatcgaGTTGTGGTGCCCGTTGATGGTGGCCCCACTGGCGGTCACGTTGGCACCGCCGCTGGCCgatgcggcggccgcggccatgcCGTTGCCGAACGtgatcggatcgatcgtgTTGAGGTTCGAGAGCGCCTGCTTGATGAGATCGAAGTCGAACAGCACACCGTAGTGCTGGATGAGATCGTCCAGCTTGCACTGCAGGTACATCTCCTGGTACTTGGCCTGCAGCCGCTGCTTCTCGATGTGCAGGTTCGCGTACAGCTTGTACGCGTCGGCCGGCGACTGCTGCTCGAGCATGCCGAGGAACAGCTTCGCCTTGGTGAGATTGCTGCGTATCTCGGCCACCTCGAACGTCGGCAGGTGGTTGATCAGTTCCGTCTCGACCTGCGTCTTGAGCGCCGTGCACGCCTCGAGGATCTTGAGCAGAAAGTCGCGCTGCTTGAACACAAAGTGCTGCAGCTCGGCCAGCGACTTctgcatcagcagcagatcgGACGCAATGTCCGACCGGATCTGATCGCGCGCCTCCCCGTGCGTCTTGACCGTGTGGTTCCGGTGCTCGTCCCCGCTCGCGCACGCCCGGCACAGCACCGCGTTGCACTTCAGACACCAGAGCGCATTGGGCATCGCGTGCGTCAGGCAGCTTTCGCCCTTGCTCCGGTACTTGCCCGTCCCGATCGGCCCGACTCCCGGCGCCGGGCCCCCGACACTAACACTAATCacgcttccggtgcccgcTCCGGACGACAGCActacgccaccaccgacactaCCGAtaactccaccaccaccattcgctgctccaccgttggccaccgacgCTACGGTGGTGCTACCCACCGTGGCCACGACCGCACTGCTGCTACCGATCACACTTCCATCCGCGCCAGTCCCGTTGGCGGCACCACCACTTCCATTGCTTGCCGCACCACTTGTTGCTGCCCCAGTACTTGAGCCATTACCACCattgccaccaccggcactaCCGTTGGCCTTGTCGGGTGGCTTCTTGTTCAACACACTCCCAACCGTCCCAACACTTGCGGTggccgcgccaccaccagccgggcaGCCGGTCACCGAGCTGCCGGTGCTGGAGATCATGCTTAGGTTCTGCGACAGATAGAGGATGGCGTTGTGCGTCGGCAGACTGTCCGGCTTCATGTCCGGCCCGGTCAGCTCGGTGCGCTTCCAGCAGTGCACACAGTACAGCTCGTTGCCCTTCAGCAGCACCTGGTTGACGCACTTGAGGCAGAAGTAGTGCCGGCAGGAGAACAGCTTCGGCACCGCGTCCGTCTCGTTGAACGGCAGATGGCAGCAGCTGCACAGGATCAGCTCCTCCAGCTCCGACGGTAGCGGCGTAAAGTCCATCGTCACTCTgccagaaagagaaacagGACATTAGTATGCATgaattcttttttcggttcggcctTATTATTGATCCCACACAGGGAGAAGGTATCGGATTGCTGCGCCACGTGGCATTTCCAAATTTTAATGAGCGTGAAACGCGATACTTAATTGCCCAGCCCGCGCAATTGAGCCGTGTTCCGGAAGCACTTTAATGGAGGGCCGTCGGGCCCAATCCAATCGCAATTAACCGGGTCGCTGGCTGGGAAGGAGCAACATGTTTGGGGCGCCCCACATAATTCGATTCGTTAATTCGTTAAACGCAGTTCgttgcccggtcccgggttcgGGGTCGGTCAGTCACCTGCTGAACCTTCGAAGCCTACATATTTCGCTTACATCCCGCCGACCCGGTGGAGGATGCCTGCCACGCGCCATCCCAACGGCCCAATCATTTTCAGCCGCTGGCGAGCGCGCTCTCAGCTCCCGTGTCGGGGCCGTTTTTCCTTAATCTAATACCGTTTCACTTTTACTACTTCAGACAGGACCGACCCTCGGTTGGGGGGTGTCGCGGCGTGAAAGGCGCCGTGTTTCTTCCGGGTTTTGGGGCGCTTTGACCACTGCTGTTTCGATCGATGCGGCCGTCGGACGGTGCTGAGAAATGAGTTCTCTTACCCCGCGTGTGAAGAAACCGTCGAAATGCAACACGGGAGCACCTTCACCGAACACTTTCGGAAGCCGCCTGGTTCGTGTTCCCCACCCTTGCGAGGGTCCCGAACACTCCGGTGAAGGTCACAGCGAATGTCGCGTCGAGCGCGGTTTCACTTCAGCATGGTTCACGGTTCCAATCGTTTTTCTATCCGCTTTtagcacgcacacacacacgcacactgttCCTGTGGGGACGTCCAAAAGACGTTTGTTTTCACGGCCTCTCGAAGATGATTCcgccgttcccgttccgtgAATGTTGTG
It includes:
- the LOC128275023 gene encoding uncharacterized protein LOC128275023 encodes the protein MDFTPLPSELEELILCSCCHLPFNETDAVPKLFSCRHYFCLKCVNQVLLKGNELYCVHCWKRTELTGPDMKPDSLPTHNAILYLSQNLSMISSTGSSVTGCPAGGGAATASVGTVGSVLNKKPPDKANGSAGGGNGGNGSSTGAATSGAASNGSGGAANGTGADGSVIGSSSAVVATVGSTTVASVANGGAANGGGGVIGSVGGGVVLSSGAGTGSVISVSVGGPAPGVGPIGTGKYRSKGESCLTHAMPNALWCLKCNAVLCRACASGDEHRNHTVKTHGEARDQIRSDIASDLLLMQKSLAELQHFVFKQRDFLLKILEACTALKTQVETELINHLPTFEVAEIRSNLTKAKLFLGMLEQQSPADAYKLYANLHIEKQRLQAKYQEMYLQCKLDDLIQHYGVLFDFDLIKQALSNLNTIDPITFGNGMAAAAASASGGANVTASGATINGHHNSILLLANYCISQLYSRHILTSKHHHQPPGHSQQSQQQQQQHHHHLDGATAAALGYGVHHQSPNHHVTSGVNHLHHHVSQQLHHHQQQQQQQQQQLAHCSQAQLGLGSGGHGGGSATYASQLHEMAASIIIAPPQDRMAPGSGRTTGDGNSSARTSGSGSVYLSEILNGSSSSGLQHHHLQHSSQQQQQSGQLTSPGLVSSGGSQKSSSASGSQSSSAAAAAAAAVAATLLCNPSVHVYPIYYFSIEINGQPFGRILIEVRNDVAPKMAKNFGALCTGELGFGYKGCSIFQCWENESIITGDFELNNGRGGRSVFEEGFFMPDDTKILAIRGSVGMRRSQKRHDNMGLVGSQFRIILREMRGFTGIFAFVVEGLELVEKISQAGDSAGKPQSTVLIANCGKWQ